Proteins found in one Helicobacter sp. NHP19-003 genomic segment:
- a CDS encoding peptidoglycan D,D-transpeptidase FtsI family protein yields MDHPLATPPQNPRPDTDPRRTERLMMIFIVVAGCFALFLVVMFFKAVLPRKMPALVATKTDIATRGQIYSQDGFSLANSQKLFKVSFNTLSIDPHKQEFFIDLLSIYTNIPKSVIAEKFKQSGFVTLSYNIDANTAASLRQLNAKFLAYNVFREYEDANKKVMPKIGLSIEVSGIARNYLYKDNFEPLVGYIQKVDTGKITSIRGVKGIEESKNDTLAPKNDGKMQGRRDLGFNLIEDRSFKSVSRIDGSDIVLSIPLKIQRALEQILDAAKVRYKAHQIIAGVYLPQNGEILSLATTNRFNPNNIQKSDYPALNVDAIELSFEPGSTIKPIVYSLLVDKKRIDPSQPIDLGHGFYKLGKYLVRDDFIPSKHTTIEDVLIRSSNIGMIKLSKRLSGQELYTGLKDFGFAEETGIDLLHEKTGLLPSVRLLNTDVYKGTASYGYGLRTTFLQLLRAYGVFVNGGKLATPHLVQRVIQYPNGEMYATQYLPSKRVIAPKSAQEMQNLLIKVVTKGTGKSAQVPGLVIGGKTGTARIAKKGKYTEIYTSSFFGFARDQENTFVIGVVVFGSLGSTEYYAAQTAAPIFKQIVQMLVKNQYLTPAKALSKP; encoded by the coding sequence ATCACCCTTTAGCTACCCCTCCGCAAAATCCTAGACCCGATACCGACCCTAGGCGTACAGAACGCCTGATGATGATTTTCATTGTGGTGGCAGGGTGTTTTGCGCTGTTTTTGGTGGTGATGTTTTTTAAAGCCGTGTTGCCCCGCAAAATGCCCGCTTTGGTGGCTACCAAGACCGACATCGCCACAAGGGGGCAGATCTACAGCCAAGACGGCTTTAGCCTCGCCAACAGCCAAAAGCTCTTTAAGGTGAGTTTCAACACCCTATCCATTGACCCGCACAAGCAAGAGTTTTTCATAGACCTACTCTCTATTTACACGAATATCCCCAAAAGCGTCATCGCCGAGAAGTTCAAGCAAAGCGGGTTCGTTACGCTCTCTTACAACATCGATGCCAACACCGCCGCAAGTTTAAGGCAATTAAACGCCAAATTCCTAGCCTACAATGTCTTTAGAGAGTATGAAGATGCGAATAAAAAAGTCATGCCCAAAATTGGCCTAAGCATTGAAGTGAGCGGGATTGCCCGCAACTACCTTTATAAGGACAATTTCGAACCCCTTGTGGGCTACATCCAAAAGGTGGATACGGGTAAAATCACCTCCATTAGGGGCGTGAAGGGCATTGAAGAGTCCAAAAATGACACCCTAGCCCCCAAGAACGATGGCAAAATGCAGGGCAGACGGGATTTAGGTTTTAATCTCATTGAAGACAGAAGTTTTAAAAGTGTCTCTAGAATCGATGGCTCGGACATTGTGCTGAGTATTCCCTTAAAAATCCAACGGGCGTTGGAGCAAATCCTAGACGCAGCTAAAGTCCGCTACAAGGCGCACCAAATCATTGCAGGGGTGTATCTCCCCCAAAACGGAGAAATCTTGAGCCTAGCCACGACAAACCGCTTTAACCCCAACAACATCCAAAAGAGCGATTACCCAGCCCTCAATGTGGATGCCATTGAGCTCTCTTTCGAGCCGGGCAGCACGATCAAACCCATTGTTTACAGCCTGCTTGTGGATAAAAAGCGCATTGACCCCAGCCAACCCATAGATTTAGGGCATGGCTTTTATAAGCTCGGCAAGTATCTTGTGAGAGATGATTTCATCCCATCAAAGCACACCACCATCGAAGATGTGTTGATCCGCTCAAGCAACATCGGCATGATCAAACTCTCCAAACGCCTAAGCGGGCAAGAGCTTTACACGGGGCTTAAGGACTTTGGATTTGCCGAAGAAACGGGCATCGACTTGCTCCATGAAAAAACGGGCTTGTTGCCGAGTGTGCGCCTTTTAAACACCGATGTTTACAAGGGCACGGCATCCTATGGCTATGGCTTGCGCACCACCTTTTTGCAACTCTTAAGGGCCTATGGGGTGTTTGTCAATGGGGGCAAGCTCGCCACCCCCCACTTGGTGCAAAGGGTGATACAATACCCCAATGGGGAGATGTACGCCACACAATACCTTCCAAGTAAGCGAGTCATCGCCCCCAAGAGCGCACAAGAAATGCAAAATTTGTTGATTAAAGTCGTGACTAAAGGCACGGGCAAGAGTGCACAAGTGCCGGGGCTTGTCATTGGGGGCAAGACAGGCACAGCCCGTATTGCCAAAAAGGGCAAGTACACAGAAATCTACACCAGCTCGTTTTTTGGTTTTGCTAGAGATCAAGAAAACACCTTTGTCATCGGGGTGGTGGTTTTTGGGTCTTTGGGCAGCACGGAGTATTACGCCGCCCAAACCGCTGCCCCGATTTTTAAACAGATTGTGCAGATGTTGGTGAAAAACCAATACCTCACCCCTGCAAAAGCCCTATCCAAGCCCTAG
- a CDS encoding FUSC family protein: MPLLAQLKRTIHLYDPGYFSLIFALKTTLTTFLCAGLGAFFFGHAIVIWAGFQTVFIYALSLVVSDKEHEIYYFVVFIAISCLNVLLFYPMAHFGVWLCVPIFIMTFLVGMSTAYSLDLHKVCNAALSNGLVTCLYVDAHASLDLQQTLLMILMLGTLSILLQSFIVVSKYSYFIKKRFSTLLSSMDLMLQYINSPADYTHIKTQVLAQIHNTKIILTSRSSRIKDPLAVRNLQRALFQLQALEEIYHSIHSIYGDLSSLDSVCQEIRTNLQILSNIFTKQDLQIQKQALVALSPKLDKVLQHSIAIIYNKMEVFIMGGEKQPKQTDPVHKPSFKHILDALNTKNPIFQYASKYALAMGIAVFIARYFGFNHGMWIAMATLLVSRFSLGSTKEVQVDLVLGSAVGLAVGLAVVWLFAKSVVFDGFLVLSVFLFIYLRVYSYAIWSASLMFAFVLCFSLLRQDFVDMVAFRVADLALGIGIVYVVFLFVWPKYDKDEFIQHMRHLVATLRCLLEDASQHKTHALSTQNTFLKQLDAFRLCLKSARAETSDANTLNALLRGLQSIDMLDTCSYRLYDYCLNVSLPEEKQLLLENNTQLLLNRYTQMSNYLHNKPHYFKAKEGGRLLKIDSELDNLLETIFFAQNKLFEELAYVFKY; the protein is encoded by the coding sequence ATGCCCCTCTTAGCCCAGCTCAAACGCACCATCCACCTCTACGACCCGGGCTACTTTAGCCTCATTTTCGCCCTAAAGACCACCCTCACCACTTTCCTTTGTGCGGGGCTAGGGGCTTTTTTCTTTGGGCATGCGATTGTGATTTGGGCGGGCTTTCAAACCGTCTTCATCTACGCTTTGAGTCTCGTGGTTAGCGACAAAGAACACGAAATCTATTATTTTGTGGTGTTCATCGCCATCAGTTGTCTTAATGTACTCTTGTTCTACCCGATGGCGCATTTTGGGGTGTGGCTGTGCGTGCCTATTTTTATCATGACCTTTTTGGTCGGGATGTCTACCGCCTACAGCCTAGACCTACATAAAGTCTGCAATGCCGCCCTGTCTAACGGATTGGTAACCTGTTTATATGTGGATGCACACGCCTCCCTAGACTTGCAACAAACCCTTTTAATGATTTTGATGCTAGGTACTCTAAGCATTTTGTTGCAATCCTTTATCGTGGTGTCTAAATACAGCTACTTCATCAAAAAACGCTTTTCTACCCTGCTCTCCAGCATGGATTTAATGTTGCAATACATCAACAGCCCCGCCGACTACACCCACATTAAAACCCAAGTGTTGGCGCAAATCCACAACACAAAAATCATTTTAACCTCCCGCTCTAGCCGCATCAAAGACCCACTAGCGGTGCGTAACCTGCAACGCGCCCTATTCCAGCTGCAGGCCCTAGAAGAGATCTACCACTCCATCCACTCCATTTATGGAGACTTAAGCTCTTTGGACTCTGTGTGCCAAGAAATCCGCACAAACTTACAAATCCTCTCAAACATTTTCACCAAGCAAGACCTGCAAATCCAAAAACAAGCCCTAGTAGCCTTAAGCCCCAAACTCGATAAAGTTTTGCAGCACTCCATCGCCATCATTTACAATAAAATGGAGGTTTTTATCATGGGTGGCGAAAAGCAACCCAAGCAAACAGACCCCGTGCATAAGCCCTCGTTTAAACACATCTTGGACGCTTTAAACACCAAAAACCCCATTTTTCAATACGCCTCTAAATACGCCCTAGCGATGGGGATTGCGGTTTTCATTGCCCGCTACTTCGGCTTCAACCATGGCATGTGGATCGCCATGGCGACTTTATTGGTTTCTCGTTTTAGCTTGGGCAGCACCAAAGAAGTGCAAGTGGATTTGGTGCTAGGCTCGGCGGTGGGTCTAGCGGTGGGTCTAGCGGTGGTGTGGCTCTTTGCCAAAAGCGTGGTCTTTGATGGCTTTTTGGTGTTGAGCGTGTTTTTATTCATTTATCTTAGGGTCTATTCCTACGCCATATGGTCGGCTTCGCTCATGTTTGCCTTCGTGCTGTGCTTTTCCTTGCTTAGGCAGGACTTCGTGGATATGGTCGCTTTCCGCGTGGCGGATTTGGCTTTAGGTATTGGGATTGTCTATGTGGTGTTCTTGTTCGTGTGGCCTAAATACGACAAGGACGAATTTATCCAACACATGCGCCACTTGGTCGCCACTTTGCGCTGTCTTTTAGAAGATGCCAGCCAGCACAAGACCCACGCTCTAAGCACCCAAAACACTTTTTTAAAACAACTAGATGCCTTCAGACTATGCTTAAAGAGCGCAAGGGCGGAAACTTCGGATGCAAACACCCTAAACGCTCTCTTAAGGGGGTTGCAATCCATAGACATGCTCGACACTTGCAGCTACCGCCTTTACGATTATTGCCTCAATGTGTCTTTGCCCGAAGAAAAGCAACTCTTGCTAGAGAACAATACCCAACTGCTCTTAAACCGCTACACCCAAATGTCCAACTACCTCCACAACAAACCCCATTACTTCAAAGCCAAAGAAGGCGGACGACTTTTAAAGATCGACAGCGAGCTAGACAACCTGCTTGAAACCATCTTTTTTGCCCAAAACAAGCTCTTTGAAGAGCTGGCGTATGTGTTTAAATACTAG
- a CDS encoding restriction endonuclease subunit S yields the protein MFNCTRGTRLTKENRIKGSIPLVTAGESNQGVKGFISNENQQVFSHAITIDMFCNSFVHVRKFCCDDNILVLTPKQEMSKYHLMFISVLIAQSKTKYNYGKQYRINSLEKHRIPLPTHQDGTIAYDLMEHFIKALEKQHMERVKALWETKLKAYDKVLSTPLNPL from the coding sequence TTGTTTAACTGCACACGAGGTACACGGCTTACAAAAGAAAATAGGATTAAGGGCAGTATCCCACTTGTTACCGCTGGCGAATCTAATCAGGGTGTTAAGGGGTTTATCAGCAATGAGAACCAACAAGTTTTTAGCCACGCAATCACTATCGATATGTTTTGTAACTCTTTTGTGCATGTCCGCAAGTTTTGTTGCGATGATAATATTTTGGTTTTGACCCCCAAGCAAGAAATGAGCAAATACCACCTTATGTTTATTAGTGTGCTTATCGCCCAAAGTAAAACAAAATACAACTATGGCAAACAATATAGAATCAATAGCCTTGAAAAGCATAGGATCCCCCTACCCACTCACCAAGACGGCACTATCGCTTACGACCTCATGGAGCACTTCATCAAAGCCCTAGAGAAACAACACATGGAGAGGGTAAAAGCCCTATGGGAGACAAAATTAAAGGCGTATGACAAAGTCTTAAGCACGCCTTTAAACCCTCTTTAG
- a CDS encoding restriction endonuclease subunit S encodes MFLGEIFEVFKPAKHNHQKRLLPTNPRQGYIPAITCTTQNNGIVCYMPKEGALVLENMISVGANGDAPAFYQPREFTLLQDCYALKFKGKELNRLQYLFLVVCLNKVLAKFNWNNKSGWTKVSQEKILLPFAKSGEIAFEAIEVFIRELQAYLKVTGLEDTMLTLEEEHALDIFTSYFENRGGNSVTPCNLTWQEFKIGALFDISTPKRKFDANKVRFCARGHPYVARGATNNGIRGYIEADSIFLNDAPSISFGQDTATIFYQDQPYLTGDKIKVFTLKEGRLERHRALFFIASMRKAFSSFSWGSASFKQSLLENIALKLPTHKDGAIAYDLMEHFIRALEKQQIERIKALWDQRLKACKDIIQAKI; translated from the coding sequence GTGTTTTTAGGGGAGATTTTTGAGGTGTTTAAGCCAGCCAAACACAACCACCAAAAACGGCTTTTGCCCACAAACCCACGCCAGGGGTATATCCCCGCAATCACTTGCACCACGCAAAACAACGGCATCGTCTGTTATATGCCAAAAGAGGGGGCTTTGGTGCTGGAAAATATGATTTCTGTAGGGGCTAATGGGGATGCCCCCGCCTTTTACCAACCTAGAGAATTTACGCTTTTACAGGATTGCTACGCTTTAAAATTTAAGGGCAAAGAGCTAAACCGCTTGCAATATTTGTTTTTGGTGGTGTGCCTGAATAAGGTGTTAGCCAAGTTTAATTGGAACAACAAATCCGGCTGGACGAAAGTCAGTCAAGAGAAAATCCTGTTGCCCTTTGCCAAGAGTGGGGAAATTGCTTTTGAGGCAATAGAGGTATTTATAAGGGAACTTCAAGCGTATCTAAAAGTAACAGGATTGGAGGACACTATGCTCACCCTAGAGGAAGAACACGCTTTAGATATTTTCACCAGCTATTTTGAAAATCGGGGGGGGAATAGTGTTACCCCTTGTAACTTAACTTGGCAAGAGTTTAAAATCGGGGCGTTGTTTGACATAAGCACCCCCAAAAGGAAATTTGATGCCAATAAAGTGCGCTTTTGTGCCAGAGGACACCCTTATGTGGCAAGGGGAGCGACCAACAACGGCATTAGGGGTTATATTGAGGCAGACTCCATTTTTTTAAACGACGCCCCAAGCATCAGTTTCGGGCAAGACACAGCGACCATTTTCTACCAAGATCAGCCCTACCTCACGGGGGATAAAATCAAGGTTTTCACCCTAAAAGAGGGCAGGCTAGAACGCCATAGAGCGTTATTTTTCATTGCAAGCATGCGTAAAGCCTTTAGCTCTTTTAGCTGGGGCAGCGCTTCTTTTAAACAATCCCTTTTAGAGAACATAGCCCTTAAACTCCCCACCCACAAAGATGGCGCAATCGCCTACGACTTAATGGAACACTTTATACGGGCTTTGGAGAAACAACAGATTGAGAGAATTAAGGCGTTGTGGGATCAAAGATTAAAGGCGTGTAAGGATATAATTCAAGCAAAAATTTAG
- a CDS encoding HsdM family class I SAM-dependent methyltransferase, giving the protein MPSQEETTEYEIKKELENLNIAYYAKTAPINEETQRALEQAPSKGGGSGKNYPDLKLFLNTPSVRKLPVMIEIKGLKGRLAKFGKDHSLDLSTNAVKNYALNGALHYANAILDYSHSYNEAIAIGINGYEEAGRMYKEYALYYLNTKHLAVPQKIGEFNDLGILADLGRLEQALDNLTLSEAERNKAIEDLESETEAQLNKLNQFLHDDILNLKNNKRVALLVGMIMAATGVPKTEDRPGVGALGLEDLKSEQDKDTHDGQEFIKKIKAFLNAKKLPSGKIAMVVDELKSVFIHADLWVSKNNTAESQLKIIYGRFLEGVYPLVKKLTKADIAGKLFNSLTKWLTVSEKDDINNDVVLTPREVVDLMVELAEVNKDSFVWDHAAGSGAFLISSMNQMIKDCMDKITNPKEREEKIAHIRAYQLLGIEKRADIYLLGVLNMLLLGDGSANLLHKDSLMDFKQGEPVKYEQGNRKDKPFNANVFLLNPPYSAKGKGFIFVERALERMEKGRAVVIIQENAGSGNGDIYTKKILEHSSLVASIKMPLDLFVGKSSVQTAIYVFDVGEAHRASKKVKFIDFSNDGYTRAARKKARASTNLRDTDHATERYAELVALVLGNKRETNFYQDHYIEDTINTEGKDWTYAQHQQIDTTPQMGDFKSSVAEFLAYEVSLVLKGIQGKPLTHA; this is encoded by the coding sequence ATGCCCAGCCAAGAAGAAACCACAGAATACGAAATCAAAAAAGAGTTAGAAAATCTCAACATCGCCTACTACGCCAAAACCGCCCCCATCAACGAGGAAACCCAAAGGGCGTTAGAACAAGCCCCTTCAAAGGGTGGGGGGAGTGGCAAGAATTATCCCGATCTCAAATTGTTTTTAAACACCCCCAGCGTGCGTAAATTGCCCGTGATGATCGAGATCAAGGGGCTTAAAGGGCGTTTAGCCAAATTTGGCAAGGATCACAGCCTAGATTTAAGCACCAATGCCGTTAAAAATTACGCCCTCAATGGGGCACTGCACTACGCCAACGCGATTTTGGATTACAGCCACAGCTACAACGAGGCGATCGCCATAGGGATCAATGGCTATGAAGAGGCGGGCAGGATGTATAAGGAATATGCCCTTTACTACCTCAACACCAAGCACCTAGCCGTGCCCCAAAAGATTGGAGAATTTAACGATTTGGGGATTTTGGCGGATTTAGGGAGGTTAGAGCAAGCTCTAGACAACCTCACCTTAAGCGAAGCAGAACGCAATAAAGCCATTGAGGACTTAGAGAGCGAAACAGAGGCGCAACTCAACAAACTTAACCAGTTCTTGCATGACGACATTTTGAATTTAAAAAATAATAAGCGGGTGGCTTTGTTGGTGGGCATGATCATGGCGGCTACGGGCGTGCCAAAAACAGAGGATCGACCCGGGGTGGGGGCTTTGGGCTTAGAGGATTTAAAAAGCGAGCAAGACAAGGACACCCACGATGGGCAAGAGTTTATTAAAAAAATCAAAGCCTTTTTAAACGCCAAGAAATTACCCAGCGGAAAAATTGCTATGGTTGTTGATGAACTCAAAAGTGTGTTTATCCATGCTGATCTTTGGGTCAGCAAAAATAACACCGCAGAAAGTCAGCTGAAAATCATTTATGGGCGGTTTTTAGAGGGGGTGTATCCACTCGTCAAAAAGCTCACCAAAGCAGACATTGCGGGCAAACTTTTTAACTCTCTCACTAAATGGCTCACTGTAAGCGAAAAAGATGACATCAATAACGATGTCGTTTTAACCCCTCGTGAGGTGGTGGATTTAATGGTGGAACTCGCTGAGGTTAATAAAGATTCTTTTGTGTGGGATCATGCCGCTGGCTCGGGGGCGTTTTTGATCTCTAGCATGAATCAAATGATTAAAGATTGCATGGACAAAATCACTAACCCCAAAGAGAGAGAGGAAAAGATCGCCCATATCCGCGCTTACCAACTCTTGGGCATTGAAAAGCGCGCGGATATTTACTTGCTAGGTGTGCTCAATATGCTCTTGCTGGGTGATGGGAGCGCTAATCTCTTGCATAAAGATAGCCTTATGGATTTTAAACAGGGCGAACCCGTGAAATACGAGCAGGGCAATCGCAAGGACAAACCCTTTAACGCCAATGTGTTTTTACTCAACCCCCCCTACAGCGCCAAGGGCAAGGGCTTTATTTTTGTAGAACGCGCCTTAGAGAGGATGGAGAAGGGGCGTGCGGTGGTGATCATTCAAGAAAACGCGGGCAGCGGCAATGGCGACATTTACACCAAAAAGATTTTAGAGCACAGCAGCCTAGTGGCGAGCATTAAAATGCCCTTGGATTTATTCGTGGGCAAGTCCAGCGTACAGACTGCGATTTATGTGTTTGATGTGGGGGAAGCGCACCGCGCAAGTAAAAAGGTGAAATTCATAGACTTTAGCAATGATGGCTACACCCGCGCGGCGCGCAAAAAGGCGCGGGCGAGCACGAATTTAAGAGACACCGACCACGCCACAGAACGCTACGCCGAGCTGGTCGCTTTAGTGTTAGGCAATAAACGAGAAACGAACTTTTACCAAGACCACTACATAGAGGACACAATCAACACTGAGGGCAAGGACTGGACCTACGCCCAACACCAACAAATCGACACCACGCCCCAAATGGGCGATTTTAAAAGCAGTGTGGCGGAATTCTTGGCTTATGAAGTGTCTTTAGTGCTCAAAGGGATACAGGGAAAGCCCTTAACCCACGCCTAA
- a CDS encoding tetratricopeptide repeat protein, translated as MYEYGHGVVKDYAKALQYYQKAGDTRDALAYRNLGIIYSTGEGVAKDYSKALQYYQKAGDMGDADAYNNLGWMYQNGNGVAKDYSKALQYFQKGVKMGDVGSYGMLGIMYENGMGVEQDGKVAHHYYQKVCQIWREQEVCQKAETLSKILSNAPQNHNVDAYLKAAKFYFEKAEAYDDKGMENLPENRKDFRKLTDEQSKKYKDMSDSYYSMADSYYQAAKEYYKKAAKMRSAKAYTALGHLYCDHDFYDNQSPDNQNIFVDGQNTDGQNTSALPKILEYYEKAAKMGDAEAYTALGGLYESRECDTATGVFPKGASEAKAKEYYKKACQLGDKRGCEALRVLKERK; from the coding sequence ATGTATGAATACGGGCATGGGGTTGTGAAAGATTATGCTAAAGCCCTGCAATACTACCAAAAAGCGGGGGATACGAGGGACGCTTTGGCTTATAGAAATTTGGGAATTATATATTCCACGGGCGAGGGGGTTGCCAAAGATTACTCCAAAGCCCTGCAATACTACCAAAAGGCGGGGGATATGGGGGATGCTGATGCTTATAACAACTTAGGATGGATGTATCAAAATGGCAATGGTGTTGCTAAAGATTACTCTAAAGCCCTGCAATACTTCCAAAAAGGGGTAAAAATGGGGGATGTTGGCTCATATGGCATGTTAGGGATCATGTATGAGAATGGCATGGGAGTGGAGCAAGATGGCAAAGTGGCGCACCATTATTACCAAAAAGTTTGCCAAATTTGGAGAGAACAAGAGGTTTGTCAAAAAGCTGAAACTCTAAGCAAAATCCTAAGCAATGCGCCTCAAAATCATAATGTGGATGCGTATCTCAAAGCTGCAAAATTTTATTTTGAAAAAGCCGAAGCTTACGATGACAAAGGTATGGAAAATCTTCCGGAAAATCGTAAAGATTTTCGTAAGCTGACGGACGAGCAGTCAAAGAAATACAAGGATATGTCAGATTCTTATTACAGCATGGCAGATTCTTATTACCAAGCAGCCAAGGAATACTATAAAAAAGCGGCAAAAATGAGAAGTGCCAAAGCTTATACTGCTTTGGGGCATCTCTATTGCGACCATGATTTTTATGATAATCAAAGTCCAGATAATCAAAACATATTTGTTGATGGTCAAAACACAGATGGTCAAAACACAAGTGCCCTTCCAAAAATTCTAGAATACTATGAAAAAGCTGCCAAGATGGGGGATGCTGAGGCTTATACTGCTTTGGGGGGTTTATACGAAAGTCGTGAGTGCGATACGGCAACAGGTGTGTTCCCAAAGGGGGCGTCAGAAGCTAAAGCCAAAGAATATTATAAAAAGGCTTGCCAACTAGGTGATAAGCGGGGTTGTGAAGCTTTAAGAGTTTTAAAAGAGCGCAAGTAG
- the tnpA gene encoding IS200/IS605 family transposase has translation MKENHYKLKGYLSTNRSKHNLKAHLILVCKYRKKLLVGDVAIFIKSVLEEIEESSDFIIIAMETDKDHLHLMIQYIPRVSISSIILRIKQMTTYRVWREPRFIPFLRKHFWKEQKFWTDGFFACSIGEANPETIKRYIENQG, from the coding sequence ATGAAAGAAAACCATTACAAACTCAAAGGCTATTTGTCCACAAACAGGAGCAAACATAATCTAAAAGCCCATTTGATTTTAGTGTGTAAATACAGAAAAAAGTTGCTCGTAGGAGATGTGGCTATTTTTATAAAGTCTGTGCTTGAAGAGATAGAGGAAAGTTCAGATTTTATCATCATAGCAATGGAGACAGATAAAGATCATCTACACCTGATGATTCAATATATCCCTAGGGTGTCTATCAGTTCCATTATCTTGCGGATCAAGCAGATGACTACTTATAGAGTTTGGAGAGAACCAAGATTTATCCCGTTCTTACGCAAGCATTTTTGGAAAGAACAAAAATTTTGGACAGATGGATTTTTTGCCTGTTCCATAGGAGAAGCTAACCCAGAAACCATCAAAAGATACATAGAAAATCAAGGGTAG
- a CDS encoding RNA-guided endonuclease InsQ/TnpB family protein has product MLKAIKFRIYPTIEQKTLIHKHFGCARVVYNYFLAYRQKQYAQGIRENYFSMQKALTTLKKQEAYAYLSECNSQSLQMALRQLTTAFDRFFSKLADYPRFKSKKHAKQSFCVPQHLEMDLGNNQVKLPKFKEAIKAKFHRHLPTNSIVKQGFISCVADKYYLSISYEDNEPEPKPTTIKKAVGLDMGLESLVIASSGVLYPYKKFFQNLQTKLTKAQRRLSKKLKGSSNRKKQAKKVAQIHASIRNSREDYLHKISNEITNQYDLIAVETLKVRNLVKNHKLAKSIANASWSRLISLLEYKAGWKGKTLIKIDQYFPSSQICSTCGSNTGKKPLPIRNFICPCCQTYHHRDLNASINIRNYALGMLDERHAIKVDKTRVGITRSYACGDSANGAVTKYGYILDTASYGSLKQEAHPSLAGG; this is encoded by the coding sequence TTGCTTAAAGCAATAAAGTTTAGAATTTATCCCACCATAGAGCAAAAAACCTTGATACACAAGCACTTTGGCTGTGCTAGGGTGGTCTATAACTACTTTTTAGCATACCGCCAAAAGCAATACGCACAAGGCATTAGAGAAAATTACTTTAGCATGCAAAAGGCGCTCACTACTCTCAAAAAACAAGAGGCTTACGCTTACCTAAGTGAATGCAACTCTCAAAGCTTGCAAATGGCACTAAGACAGCTGACAACAGCCTTTGATAGGTTTTTCTCTAAGCTGGCAGATTATCCTAGATTCAAATCTAAAAAGCATGCGAAGCAGTCTTTCTGTGTCCCGCAACACTTAGAGATGGATTTAGGCAACAACCAAGTCAAGCTACCCAAATTCAAAGAAGCTATTAAAGCCAAGTTTCATAGGCATTTGCCTACAAACTCTATCGTCAAACAGGGGTTTATCTCTTGCGTAGCAGATAAATACTATCTCTCTATAAGCTATGAGGATAATGAGCCTGAACCTAAACCCACAACTATCAAAAAAGCTGTGGGTTTAGATATGGGTTTAGAGTCTTTAGTGATAGCCAGTAGTGGCGTGCTCTATCCCTATAAAAAGTTTTTCCAGAATCTACAAACCAAACTCACTAAAGCGCAAAGGAGATTGTCTAAGAAACTAAAAGGTTCTAGTAATAGAAAAAAACAAGCCAAGAAAGTGGCACAAATCCACGCTTCTATCAGGAATAGCAGAGAGGACTACCTACATAAAATCAGTAATGAGATAACCAATCAATACGATTTGATAGCAGTAGAAACCTTGAAAGTTAGGAATTTGGTCAAAAACCACAAACTAGCTAAGAGCATTGCCAATGCCAGCTGGTCTAGGCTCATTAGTCTATTAGAATATAAGGCTGGTTGGAAGGGTAAAACCCTTATCAAAATTGACCAATACTTCCCTAGCTCTCAAATCTGCTCGACCTGTGGGAGCAACACAGGTAAAAAGCCACTGCCTATTAGAAATTTTATCTGCCCTTGTTGTCAAACATACCACCACAGAGACCTAAACGCTAGCATCAATATCAGAAACTATGCTTTGGGAATGCTAGATGAGCGACACGCTATCAAGGTAGATAAAACTAGGGTAGGGATTACCCGAAGTTACGCTTGTGGAGATTCCGCTAACGGGGCTGTAACCAAGTATGGCTACATACTGGATACTGCTAGTTATGGATCGTTGAAGCAAGAAGCCCACCCGTCTTTAGCGGGTGGGTGA